From a single Tachypleus tridentatus isolate NWPU-2018 chromosome 6, ASM421037v1, whole genome shotgun sequence genomic region:
- the LOC143253986 gene encoding uncharacterized protein LOC143253986, with the protein MSIPLSQFQDLNPSLESEPGPVTSGNLPVNPKNGLENSCLTSLLSGVKKAFPVDAPEGNLEVKEGTKVAGNGSLQDIDMSQFQAMMENMKSIDPVKQEQLADLATSINTVLGEACLGTFGPFTSTFSNPVSLPTSVSITDTRPFNPGLVSDCRQLSRAQPLLKDIQSPTSTFSSENSNLSYGSHSEVRIDQINLVGPAVLYQQAKHTKTDYHI; encoded by the exons ATGAGCATACCTCTATCTCAGTTCCAGGATTTAA ATCCAAGCTTAGAAAGTGAACCTGGACCTGTTACGAGTGGAAATCTCCCAGTAAATCCAAAAAATGGTCTAGAGAACAGTTGTCTAACGTCACTTCTATCAG GTGTGAAGAAGGCTTTTCCTGTTGATGCACCTGAAGGAAACCTGGAGGTGAAAGAGGGAACTAAAGTCGCAGGAAATGGAAGTCTTCAGGATATAGACATGTCACAGTTTCAAG CTATGATGGAAAACATGAAATCTATCGATCCTGTAAAACAAGAACAGTTAGCTGACTTAGCTACTTCCATCAATACTGTTCTGGGAGAGGCCTGTCTCGGAACCTTTGGGCCATTTACCTCAACATTTTCTAATCCAGTATCTTTGCCTACATCTGTCTCTATAACAGACACTCGTCCATTTAATCCTGGTCTGG TGTCTGACTGTCGTCAGTTGTCAAGGGCTCAGCCACTCCTGAAGGACATTCAAAGTCCAACAAGTACCTTTTCTTCTGAGAACAGTAACCTCTCATATGGGTCACACTCTGAGGTAAGAATAGACCAGATCAATTTAGTAGGTCCAGCTGTGCTTTATCAACAAGCTAAGCATACTAAAACAGATTACCATATTTAG